The Dreissena polymorpha isolate Duluth1 chromosome 9, UMN_Dpol_1.0, whole genome shotgun sequence genome contains the following window.
CTAGATCAGCCTACAAACATTAGAATATCTCATACATTCTGAATGAAACACACGTGTCAAATGCAAACAAAGTGAATCTTCAGCTGCAACAGAAGGATAGAAAAAATATTACATATTGAGCCCAAATGATATCAAACATGAACACGCATTGTCAACCTATATAAGATTGAACATTTACTATAATCAATATTACTATATTCAATTAGAAACCAAACTAAATACAATGCATTTGTCAATTTTAACATATCATGTGTTCGGGTTGTGAAATCACAAAATATTGACGTTATTGACGTCACAAGCCTCAATTATTGAATAATACTCTCTCCCCGTGAACAATACATTTGCGATGACAATGTTTACACAGTCTTCacattaaaaatgtgaaaatatattCGTCTTGCCGTTCTCTGAAAGCCGGTAATATCGACTGTTCAAATTATATTCGATAAGGCTTAAAAAGCTAAATATAGTATAAATCGTGTATCACATTAAAATAACACACCAAATGACTTCagataaaaataacatataaaatgaCCATGCAATCTATTTGAGATGGGTAGTTTATTGTATTTGCACAATATCATAATAAACTATGTGATACAAATGTAGATCTTGACTAATTggaataaaacttaaacaaacataCGTGTCTCGTGTATCTAGAACCCTGGATGAGTTCTCGAAAGGATATCCCGTTGATAGCGTCGACAAGTTCTATTAATGGCTTCGGCATAAATAAAGCTTTCTTTCCACTGAATGATGTATCTACATTTCGTTTAATTAACTCGAAACGACGCATCAAATCCGCGAAATCTTCCATGTTCTCCTTCTTAAAACGCTCAAATGCTTCCCTTCCTAAACAGAAAAAGAGCAAAATACAGGAATACGAAAATCTCTAAAACAGTACCAAGATAACAAagattgttttttctttgcgaaattAATGTAAAGCAAAGAAATAATTATCAACATAAACCCGCAAGTTAAGAGGATAGAATTATTAAGgagtacaattttattttattttctatttaatgaGTCGTTTTTGTTAACAACATAACTTTTTAGGAATTGAACAAAACTGAAACAAGTTCCCAGCTAATTTtgattatttgacaaaattgaagaCCTTGCATCGTAATTTATTATAGTAAAAATTACGGATGGAAATCTTGCAGTTCAGAACGATAAATTTAAGTGTGCAAAATGCAGTTACAAAGCTACATAGTAACATAGCGTatgtaaacatatatatgatACATAGATACAGAAGCAGacatatctatatatattaaAACTATACCCAGCTTGATATGTATTAAGTTAGCAGATAAACCAAATTTAGCAGAATTAGATGATGTACAGTTCTCGAAATATGTCCCTTGAAATCGAATGAAATGTTAAACCAATTTAAGCGATGTACCGTATTTAGCTCATTACAAAGCAGTTATTGATTCAGGTAAAGCTCTATTTCGTCAATACGTAACTTGCAAAACAATTAATCCAATTAAGCGTTGTAATGGCTTTTTGAATTGTCAATATTTCAGTGGCCTAGAGTCCGAACCAAAAATATCCCCGGACTTTACGCTAATACGGGTTCGTAAATTATAAAAGCAGTGCACACGCGGGTAAGGTCACATATTGGCTTTCGTCACTTTCAACAAGTCATTCGATTAAGTGTAAGGTATGTATTTATTAACGTGCAGTGCACATGTTTAAGTGTGTAAAAGTTCCGTACAAGATGTGTCCCGTATTTTGGACTAACGCAGGTTTGTAGAGTACACAAACAGCTTCATCGCTGATATAGTCAAAGTTCGTCAAAATATCGCGTCACGTCCACGTTACCATTCATACCATTTAGCGTTTGTATTACTTTAATTACGTTGAATGCAGATTTTCAATGGTACAAAACGTGACTTTTTGAGAACTATTACCCAGAATGTGCGTATAGAGTACACAAAAAGCTGTTATATAGAAATACGATGTCTGAATGCATAACATTATTCCGATTTGCAGTTGTGTTAACTTGTTTTATTAACTTATGATGTACAGTGGTCATGTTTTAGTGACAAAACCAATAAAATTATTTCCTTACTTTGAACTACTGCGGGCTTGTATAGAACACACACAGAAACATCGCTGATTTAGTCTAAATCCGTCGTGAACACTGTACTTAAACACACCGCTTTATCCGATCATAGGTAACgaaattataccagcgttgaagCAAAAAGTGTTCTCTACATGCACGAGTCTCTAAGTCTTGAAAACTCTAGTTTAGACTTTTGACAAATACCATGTTGACATTCGACGTTAACAATATAATTAACTATTACTTTTAAAGAATGTAAAATATTGGAAGAATGGTAACATGCGTGGTAAAATAACTAAATGTGTTAAACGTATTAACTATCCTATTTACACGGAAACGTTTTCAGAATTGCATATCGTCAGCATAACCAATTTTATATTtcttattgataataaatggcAGATGAAGAAAAAACTTAATATTAGCCTTTGATCGATATTTGTATTGTAgtttatacacaacgttttaagAATCCATCTGGCATATAAGCTTAAGATCATCACTTAATGATAGGTGTGAAAGTCGTTTGAtctttaaataattcaattatttaatttgaagaaaaaaatcacgattataagtttatataaatgTTAGAAAATTTAGCGAAACTAATTTAATGTCTTTAACACAATTGGGGACTTTTCAAACTAATAAATGTAGTTTACCTGTACATTCTTGAAGGAATTCTTCGAAAGCTTTATTCACCATTGCCCCTCCACAGAATCCACCAGTGGCTTTGTAGACTTCTTTAAGTTTTCTACCAAAACAAACCTCGTATACCGCGATATCATCTGTACCACCTGCAAAAATAATGCTCGCATAGTATGACACCAgatataataatatgataaaaataGTCAAATTTAAAATAACGTCTTTATTATCATGATCATCGAATACCATTGGTTTGAAATACATAACATCACTTTGCCAAATACAATTCACCTGCATCGAGGACCAGGAATTTGTGTCCAGGTAAAAATTCGAATCTCTCTTTTTGTTCACGATCCTCTATACAGAATAAAGACGCTGCCACTGGCTCTAACACAATAGTGATCTGCGTCATTAATAGCCCTGCCTTCAAAACATGTCATAAGTAAGAAATGACGAAATTCGTGAAAATACGCATCACCGCGCTTTCATATGTTTGGCAATTACTAATAAATTATATCAAACGGCCTTTGGccaacttttttaaacaaatcattaaattCCATGTGTTTAAAAAGGAATTTGAACAATTCCAAATTCTGTTTACGACAAGCTTTCAAAATATGTCTATGCATACCTCTTGAGCAGCAAGGCTCATGAAATCTTTCGCTGCATCATTCCATATCGCAGGTACAGTCAGCACCCAATGGATGTCGTCTTTTAGATTGAAACCACTTACTTGTGTATTAACATCCATCCATTGACGTAAGTCGTTTACCATGTATCTAAAATTATGTTTGGTACATCTAAACCGTCACTGAGaagttaaatttatattattttcaagaACATCAGCACAtaaatgttttgaattaaaatacacagaaaatattgaaatttcatataaaaatacattatattcaaCAATATAATGCAAACTCTCTGTGATATGTATAAGAAGTGAGTATTTTCTTTTCTGTAAAGATAATATCAATTAACTGTTTTATTAAGATATACTAATATCATCGCCGGATAATTTAAATTTGTAATGTTTATTaagttttataatataatgaCCGTATATAGAAACATAAAAATGGGAATGgtataaaatgaaatgcaaacAACTCAGTTTTTGCAATCGGATAAAACGCATACCATGCTAACGTACCTGATCGCCAATGACAACACTCTAAGCGCAGGAAGTGGTTTACCACATTGGTCAACCAACATCGTGTCTTGGTGTATCGGCTGGTATAATGAAAAGAATGTGCGACTTTAAACCAGATGAAGGCATGCCAAACCACTCTCTTGGCACTTAGTTTATGATATATATGCACGCTGTtgaatatttagtaaaatatacATGATGGACTGTTTATTACATGTTAAGCCTTACAGGAGCATCCTACTAAATTCGCACTGGAATAAAAGACAAAAGTGAATAACCAATTTATAAGTTTGGCTTAAAAATCACAGGTGTTTGGCATGTGGCTCTGATATTAGTtagtgaaaataaaatgttgaatgacaaataatcaaattataacgaaaaataaacttttttgaaacaaaacatcactatcaattatatataaaaaaaggcattcaactcaaaatcacccgaaaacggggtgcatcgctttcaacagccattacttcatcaattgtgcattTCTGCGTTATATAATACCGGTTTCATAAAAATCGCTGtataattgatgaagttatggcttttgaaagcgatgcaccccgttttcgggatattttgagttgaataccttgttatatatatatatatatatatatatatatatatatatatatatatatatatatatatatatatatatatatatatatatatttgatcgtgaattgtgtttttcagaaattttgtattttcgttataatttatttacaaatatttcgTACAGCCAAGTAACAgggtatacatatatatatatatatatatatatatatatatatatatatatatatatatatatatatatatatatatatatgtatatatatatatatatatatatatatatatatatatatatatatatatatatctatatatatatatatatatatatatatatatatacagtagactctgccaattccggacggtcgggccagtcccgtattttctccttctatttctttgttaaaaaatgttgaataaaccgaactctctgaaaaccggaaaccggacggatatctccgtaaatttggtcattttcaacgtaaaatacatttagtaaaccggacggtctaaattctcaagatgcctgaggcgtgaaaataacaatacctagtcaacACAgtgagtgcggtgtcacacattttgcacGCGCAATTATCGacaatcggattaaacataccataaaggtgttaagtcgttaccgcgctatgggagtccgattaagtaatgtaaaacaaactgtgaatgtctataatagacgtgcggtaacacgaaaaagtgattgactcgatcgttttattaattatttatgatcgcctatgataaacaatttaattgtttgtttttttttttataccacatttataaagcgcccttttcatactcgcggGTGCGTTCAAGGGCGCTTTACATGTTTTTTCCTGATCACTGGGTcacaagtcgtccgttaacatcttggcgcagtatgcagccacggcacattggcttatttccctcacaggtacccatttaaaCACCTGGGTGTAGAGGCGCAGATGTGGGATatatttcttgctcaaggaaattccagtggttagggcgggattcgaacccgggacctctcgatccctaagccagcgtcttaccattagaccacttaccattagaccactgctcccataaacatagcataattaaaatgcataattaaaaaaataatgcatgccgttgcgacgatcactttcttgtgatcttctcgggtattttaaaagatcttatagccatgttttaacggtgaaatggttgtttgtttgtttgtcagataaactgttagaaatatgactgttaaatatccatccatctgtatgcaaattcattcattgccgttTACTAATTTCGAACGCATCTAAAATGTCGCAGCCTCCAGCTAAACGCAGACGCGTAGAGCTTACGTTAGAGGATAAGATAAAGCTCATCTGGGAATCAACTGCTCAACCAAAACCATCTCTGAAGGCACTCGGCGAGCGCTTCAATCGattgaaaaacacattttttaagactgcaattaacatcatcagtacctgcgtacagttatcacatggtacatgtaaatgtatatggtttgttttatttttatgtgattctgtacacaatgcataccatgtatatttcggcaatatgcatactcttggtaaaccggaactctctgaaaactggacgatcaggccggtcccgagaccgtccggtttacagagagtctactgtatatatTTAAGATATTCAAACTTATATTAAAAAGTTTAACCTTCAATATGCTTTAACATGTAGAAAGATTGTATatatttgcttatttatttattcatttatttatttatttatttatttatttatttatttatttatttatttatttatttatttatttatgtatttacttatgtatttatatgtatttatttttatttatttttatttatttttattttttatttttgttagcaTCCGGTGTTTTGTGAATACTTTTCGGCTAAACATAAGTGTGAGGTTCGCCGTGCATTTCGAAATGTTTGAACCCACTTCATTTCAGCGTACCTTATAACATCGTTATCATGTGCTCTTGCGCATAGTTAAACATTTACCAATCAAGTtccaaataaatttaatttaatttcaatgtatTGCTTCATGGTTTGAATAACCATTTGTtgagattatttttaatttatttaaacgcGTATATTAGTTATTAATCCTTGTTCGACGCGTCATTTAACCCGTTTAAACTTCGACGGCTCTCTTATTGACCTCTCGAAGTCGGTGACCCCTGCTTATCATTAACTATATGTTTGTTGtcgttttgtttttcttgtttcatGTATTATTTAGGCATTGGGTCGCTTAACTTCAATTTATAGACAGACGGTAATTTTAGCTGTAAGCATTTTAACTCTTTCGTTGTGCTACATGAATTGCTCAGTTTACTAGCTGCTCGTAATAATATGTAATATGTAATACAGACAAATATATGTAAATCCATGATATTTTGCTTACTGACTTGTAGAatgaatatttttgcaaacaGTACCTTGTTCAATAGCATCAGCTTGAATCTTTGAAAGAAGTACCATTGTTTGTGGCTATCGTTTTCACTCAGTTCGGCGTATCTATACTCTGCATCGAAACCAAAAGCATCGGGGGTTTTACCGTCGGGTTTTATTAATACACACGTAGgagctaaaataaaaagcaaacacACTTTCAATACAAAAAATGCATGCATATTGTTTCAATTCAAATAGAAGCATCGCAGGGCAGGTGggttaatttaaacatttttcttttaataccTATACGTGTACTCATTTTATGATTTGTGCTGTCtttattattcatttgaagaTAATCAGTTAAGACAAACACTGGGACACAAAACCGTCGCATACACGGATTTTATCAACATGTAACTAAAGTAAGTGTAGTACAGGTTAATTTGTTATCtccattttcatacacattttACTTTTTATGTGGAAATTCTGTCCTCTCTCTAGTGTGTGTTCACCCATGCAGGCTGATAGTTGTTATGTCCAATCATAATAATTAATTGATCCGATGCAAGATTGTCATTGGTCTTTCAAATGTACTGttgatttcattatgaaattgCTGACCACACTTGCATTTGCCAAGACCGTTTAGTGGACGCAAGTCAGTCCGCGTGGTCTTCATTGTATTCCAACCTGATGAGTTGTTCAACTGTTCATGTATTGAacattgtgtattattttattatgaaatgtgtgtgaattagtttaattaatgtgatgttcatttcattcatatttcgtagtatcgtttgttttgttctgtttataaaatattgtcattgttttgtttaGGTCTTTTCAGTCATTGACTATATTGGTCTACGTCTgcaataaaatggatgtaaaactcCATTGAGTTGAGTTACCATGTGTTCCCCAACCCCACACCCACTACATAAGAATGCATTCAAATGATTCGACTACTGTGGAGTTGgcaaacataaaaaagaatatataCATACGATATAATGTgaattctctctctctctctctcttatatatatatagatatatattagagcgagagagagagagagagagaagaggagagagagagaggagagaggagagagagagagagagaggagaaagaagaagagaagagagaaagagaagagagagagagagagagagatagagagagagagctaAGAGAGAGGAGATATCGCTCATCCGATAGAGAGCGAAGCAGAGCCCTAAACGCCTCTCTGCCCCTCGATCGTCTGCTCTCTCCTCTCGCCTCTTCTCTCTCTTTCGAATTTCTACAACTACATGCACAGAGCTGATTTAACGAAACATAAGACGAAAAGCACTTAGAAGTTTTTATATGCACGCAAAGAAACAACTCAGCTGTGAGACATTTTCGTTAGCGATTAACTTCCAATTTGGtattaatataattgtataacataTCCTATATAAAAATAATCTCTTATGGTCGTACTTGCAAGCCTTCGTATTAATTTGCCTACTAACTTACCTTTCGAAGATATGAATAGAAATCCATTCCATGGTCTAACAAAAACATTGCTAGGATCACTCTCGAATTGGGATCTGAATGAACAAGCCCATCCGGAAAACGTCGTTCCAAAGTCAATAGCTGCTACAATCAGGGGAGCCCCACTCCTTGCCTACAATTACGGATTCGAAATTTAGAACATATACAATGGTGACTCAATAGCTATTCTTGATGAGCGTGATGAAAGTAACACTGGCAGCACCTATTTCAGAGCTCAAGATAACCTCTTAGTACTCATCACAGAATAAGATCCCGGAAAGAACAACCGACAACACTAACTGGACCTCAGCGCGGTTGGTTGATACAGTAAGGAAAGTCGGGGCATTAAAGAGGCATTTAAGAGGCATATAGACATAGCAGCGCAGAGGACAGGGATCAATAAAACATACCTAATACTAGGCTGGGAaagtacatatatttacattGAGTAATTAGTAGTACAACCAGGCCATATGATGAAGAGGGATCGAAATGGCTTCCAACAAAGAGCACATATCAACAGAAGCAGACATAACTATAATACCAAACAGGTTAAGTTGGGATTTGGGAATGTAAATTTATGGTAATAATTCGGATAatcatattttaagaaataaatgtgttagAAAAGTTGACATCCTTCGCGAACAAATATCAGAAGAGATGCACGACTATATTTGcataaatttgtatttgtttgtgcTTGTTTTGGAACTGTTCAAAgaatatacacttggagacacttttcaaacaataatatatcaggtatgagttaagattttgatttaaaattttacatgtgATCACTTGACCATATTCTTAGCAAGCTCACGATCAAATAATTCATCCGTTACGATCGGACGCACACGTGCAATATGTATAGATTCCAGTTTAGGATGAAACCATACATAACACACGcttaagcgtccaatcgtcacggatgaatgattgtaggcttcctcaaactgaagtcaaatgatcacatgtaaaaatCTTAATACAAATCTTATCTCATAACTaagatattcaagtttaaaaaggGTTGTGTTAGAAAAGTATATAAGTGTGCATATAGGTGCCAAAACATGTTCGTGGGTGTTTGTCGTTGTTTAAAAACAGAACATGTAAAATAGCAGACCGATGCAGTATTGAATAGACAGTTTCagtttatgtttcattttatcGGCCGAATCAGCAAATACGTGCATTTGGACACATActaaacaaatatacatacagATGACCACACAAAAGAAATAAAGTAGCTAACAAGCAGAGGTAATCATTTCTCTTTAACATAGCATTGTTAATAAATCttgaaatatttcttaaatatatattgttagtACTGGACATCATAGATGTGTACTTGTTGACAGTGTTAAACGATTGGTGAACATTATTCTTAATTCTTTACTCTTGATAAATCGTACATATACATAAGATGTGATATTCTGATTCAACCATGTAAGTGTTACACAGTTTGCATGTCCTGTTTTCTCTAGAAATGTTATTGTATCTACCAGTTTCAATTTCTAATAAATAAGCGATCAGTCTCAAATTTGTTAGAGTTTTTCTATCGCCATCATTATCAACacatttcatatatttttcaaatgtataatcctttttaaattaaacataataatataaaatactttaagaaattgtcatatcataccattaCTGGAAGAAATGATCTCGAAGTCATTGTTTGAATTTTTGGATTATGGTCTGTTATGTTAACATGTTCATGCAATAAATAACTAAAGCCTAAATTGTCAAGGAGAAATTCATATCATATTCTTATCGTACATAGACCGTATAAGTGAGTTTGGTGAATTAATAATTTTGATTCGACTACTGTGGAGTTGgcaaacataaaaaagaatatataCATACGATATAATGTgaattctctctctctctatctatatatataatagataatatatatatctatataatatatattatatatatccgTTCTCTCGCTCGAGCTCCTCTCTCTGAGCGGAGCGAGAGCGGGGGAGGGGCTCGCTCGCTGCGCTCTCTTCGAGAGCGGATAGACCTCGCTCTCTCCTccctctctctcgctctctcctCGCTCTCCCTCTTCCTCCGCGCTCTCTGCTCCTCCGCCTCGctcctctctcgctctctctcttctctcctcTCTTTCGCTCGCTCGCGCCGCTCTCTCTCGCCTCTTCtgctcgctctctctctctcttctcgcCTCCTCAGCTCGCTCTCCTCTGCTCCTCCCTCCCTTTATAAAGATACATGCACAGAGCTGATTTAACTAAACATAAGACGAAAAGCACTTAGAAGTTTTTATATGCACGCAAAGAAACAACTCAGCTGTGAGACATTTTCGTTAGCGATTAACTTCCAATTTGGTATTAATGTAATTGTATAACAtatcatttgtaaaaataatctcTTATGGTCGTACTTGCAAGCCTTCGTATTAATTTGCCTACTAACTTACCTTTCGAAGATATGAATAGACATCCAACCAATGGTCTAACAGAAACATTGCTAGGATCACTCTCGAATTGGGATCTGAATGAACAAGCCCATCCGGATAAGAAAATAAGACGTGACGGCGGCGTGAGTCTACCGAATTTAtcgatgttgtttttgtatgaacaTTATTTTAGGTAATTATCCGATCCCTGTGACAATAATAATGCGAAATCCTGAAAGCATGTCGTCGGACGTGGTGGATCTAAGCCATGCATTGATTATTCTTAACTTGCTCTATTATCGTCCCACAATACAATGTGGGCAGGCAGGGTTAGTAATCTGATCATCGCCTCACGCACGGCTGGAATCAAAACCGTGTTTTGTTTTACCAAATCAACAAAATCTGACTTGAAATATGTTACATTGATTCCTTTTTGCTCATATCGTACCATGGAATTGCTTCTTGTCTTCTTGCTTTTCGATAAAATTGGTTGAAGGTTCGTAGCCTTGGCCGCGTACCTTATTCAATTTCAGAACGTTCTTCTTGCACCGTTTTACGTACGTTTTCTGCGTCCATTTGATCACTTGCTGTAAGTTCAAAGATTTCTTCAATTGTAACGAGTTTCTCTTCATTCATTTCAATTGTTTACTAACTTATAGTCAATCATATCAATATATTCGTATAATTGCTGTTAAAAAGTGTGATAATATAATAGTTAATGTTGGTAAATATGAACATAAAGTAGCCTATTATGGGGAAGTTGGTCAGAAACCTATTATTTCCATATTGTAAAATTCATGGGAGAATATACTTGTTCATAATTATGACTATTTACTTCTAAAGGACCATGAGATCCTGAAGGTAATAAGAAAAGTTATTAAATGACCAAACCATTTGATTTTCCAGTCGTCAAACCCGCTTTAATCACAAGTTTAGCGTCTTTCATTTTTACACTAACTTTTTCAAACATAGTA
Protein-coding sequences here:
- the LOC127844967 gene encoding heat shock 70 kDa protein 12A-like isoform X2 — encoded protein: MFLLDHWLDVYSYLRKARSGAPLIVAAIDFGTTFSGWACSFRSQFESDPSNVFVRPWNGFLFISSKAPTCVLIKPDGKTPDAFGFDAEYRYAELSENDSHKQWYFFQRFKLMLLNKPIHQDTMLVDQCGKPLPALRVLSLAIRYMVNDLRQWMDVNTQVSGFNLKDDIHWVLTVPAIWNDAAKDFMSLAAQEAGLLMTQITIVLEPVAASLFCIEDREQKERFEFLPGHKFLVLDAGGTDDIAVYEVCFGRKLKEVYKATGGFCGGAMVNKAFEEFLQECTGREAFERFKKENMEDFADLMRRFELIKRNVDTSFSGKKALFMPKPLIELVDAINGISFRELIQGSRYTRHADLAAGQKLLLDASIVHSFFKQSIDSIHILLAAALRQSATLGVDTIIMVGGYAESPILQEAIKTKFPGMKVIVSSEAGCAVLKGAVIFGHRPIEVSSLKDSPTAFASDFQASWSKDLGKRGDQQTREPQRPSWSTMPSNWEPMKPDEIFRQVCLPNTGDEFKRVLSNFIQTLDNRKILFIYRIQSTFLWEHYCVKKKEMEKINGMNGAEEKILFHGTKPDIIESICAENLDMRLAGSNVGAILGHGTYFATAAKMSDCYATPDTKSGHRYMLQCRVLVGRWTKGEKGLRRPPEITESVSGGYRRRYNSCVDNVQNPRIFCIFDHVQYYPEYVLEYE
- the LOC127844967 gene encoding heat shock 70 kDa protein 12A-like isoform X1; translated protein: MFLLDHWLDVYSYLRKARSGAPLIVAAIDFGTTFSGWACSFRSQFESDPSNVFVRPWNGFLFISSKAPTCVLIKPDGKTPDAFGFDAEYRYAELSENDSHKQWYFFQRFKLMLLNKPIHQDTMLVDQCGKPLPALRVLSLAIRYMVNDLRQWMDVNTQVSGFNLKDDIHWVLTVPAIWNDAAKDFMSLAAQEAGLLMTQITIVLEPVAASLFCIEDREQKERFEFLPGHKFLVLDAGGTDDIAVYEVCFGRKLKEVYKATGGFCGGAMVNKAFEEFLQECTGREAFERFKKENMEDFADLMRRFELIKRNVDTSFSGKKALFMPKPLIELVDAINGISFRELIQGSRYTRHADLAAGQKLLLDASIVHSFFKQSIDSIHILLAAALRQSATLGVDTIIMVGGYAESPILQEAIKTKFPGMKVIVSSEAGCAVLKGAVIFGHRPIEVSSLKQDSPTAFASDFQASWSKDLGKRGDQQTREPQRPSWSTMPSNWEPMKPDEIFRQVCLPNTGDEFKRVLSNFIQTLDNRKILFIYRIQSTFLWEHYCVKKKEMEKINGMNGAEEKILFHGTKPDIIESICAENLDMRLAGSNVGAILGHGTYFATAAKMSDCYATPDTKSGHRYMLQCRVLVGRWTKGEKGLRRPPEITESVSGGYRRRYNSCVDNVQNPRIFCIFDHVQYYPEYVLEYE
- the LOC127844967 gene encoding heat shock 70 kDa protein 12A-like isoform X4, whose protein sequence is MARSGAPLIVAAIDFGTTFSGWACSFRSQFESDPSNVFVRPWNGFLFISSKAPTCVLIKPDGKTPDAFGFDAEYRYAELSENDSHKQWYFFQRFKLMLLNKPIHQDTMLVDQCGKPLPALRVLSLAIRYMVNDLRQWMDVNTQVSGFNLKDDIHWVLTVPAIWNDAAKDFMSLAAQEAGLLMTQITIVLEPVAASLFCIEDREQKERFEFLPGHKFLVLDAGGTDDIAVYEVCFGRKLKEVYKATGGFCGGAMVNKAFEEFLQECTGREAFERFKKENMEDFADLMRRFELIKRNVDTSFSGKKALFMPKPLIELVDAINGISFRELIQGSRYTRHADLAAGQKLLLDASIVHSFFKQSIDSIHILLAAALRQSATLGVDTIIMVGGYAESPILQEAIKTKFPGMKVIVSSEAGCAVLKGAVIFGHRPIEVSSLKQDSPTAFASDFQASWSKDLGKRGDQQTREPQRPSWSTMPSNWEPMKPDEIFRQVCLPNTGDEFKRVLSNFIQTLDNRKILFIYRIQSTFLWEHYCVKKKEMEKINGMNGAEEKILFHGTKPDIIESICAENLDMRLAGSNVGAILGHGTYFATAAKMSDCYATPDTKSGHRYMLQCRVLVGRWTKGEKGLRRPPEITESVSGGYRRRYNSCVDNVQNPRIFCIFDHVQYYPEYVLEYE
- the LOC127844967 gene encoding heat shock 70 kDa protein 12A-like isoform X3 — protein: MARSGAPLIVAAIDFGTTFSGWACSFRSQFESDPSNVFVRPWNGFLFISSKAPTCVLIKPDGKTPDAFGFDAEYRYAELSENDSHKQWYFFQRFKLMLLNKPIHQDTMLVDQCGKPLPALRVLSLAIRYMVNDLRQWMDVNTQVSGFNLKDDIHWVLTVPAIWNDAAKDFMSLAAQEAGLLMTQITIVLEPVAASLFCIEDREQKERFEFLPGHKFLVLDAGGTDDIAVYEVCFGRKLKEVYKATGGFCGGAMVNKAFEEFLQECTGREAFERFKKENMEDFADLMRRFELIKRNVDTSFSGKKALFMPKPLIELVDAINGISFRELIQGSRYTRHADLAAGQKLLLDASIVHSFFKQSIDSIHILLAAALRQSATLGVDTIIMVGGYAESPILQEAIKTKFPGMKVIVSSEAGCAVLKGAVIFGHRPIEVSSLKQDSPTAFASDFQASWSKDLGKRGDQQTREPQRPSWSTMPSNWEPMKPDEIFRQVCLPNTGDEFKRVLSNFIQTLDNRKILFIYRIQSTFLWEHYCVKKKEMEKINGMNGAEEKILFHGTKPDIIESICAENLDMRLAGSNVGAILGHGTYFATAAKMSDCYATPDTKSGHRYMLQCRVLVGRWTKGEKGLRRPPEITESVSGGYRRRYNSCVDNVQNPRIFCIFDHVQYYPEYVLEYE